A DNA window from Flammeovirga agarivorans contains the following coding sequences:
- the def gene encoding peptide deformylase yields the protein MIYPVVAYGDPVLRKVAIDFTKDELNEVSTLIDDMFETMSGAQGVGLAGPQIGKAKRIFVIDSNLMLEEGSEETGYKGAFINAEIIEEFGEDVGFDEGCLSIPGINGEVVRPEGVIIKYLDESLKEREEKFTGVTARVIQHEYDHIEGVLFTDYLSPIKKRLIKSKLNNITKGKAPHAYRMRFPKK from the coding sequence ATGATATATCCTGTAGTAGCTTATGGCGACCCCGTATTAAGAAAAGTTGCCATTGACTTTACAAAAGATGAATTAAACGAAGTTAGCACTTTAATAGACGACATGTTCGAAACTATGTCAGGTGCTCAGGGAGTTGGACTTGCAGGTCCACAGATTGGAAAAGCTAAACGTATCTTTGTTATTGATTCTAACTTAATGTTAGAAGAGGGATCTGAAGAAACAGGTTACAAAGGTGCTTTTATCAACGCTGAAATTATTGAAGAGTTTGGTGAAGATGTTGGTTTTGACGAAGGTTGTTTAAGTATTCCTGGCATCAACGGTGAAGTGGTGAGACCTGAAGGTGTAATTATCAAATACCTTGATGAAAGCTTAAAAGAAAGAGAAGAGAAATTCACTGGTGTAACTGCAAGAGTTATCCAACATGAATATGATCACATTGAAGGTGTTTTATTTACTGATTATTTATCTCCAATTAAAAAGAGGTTAATTAAAAGTAAATTAAATAACATCACAAAAGGAAAAGCTCCTCATGCTTACAGAATGAGATTTCCGAAAAAATAA
- a CDS encoding amidohydrolase yields MSQHQENFKIALVQFDPQWMNPTANLALLEEKLWTIDEQVDLVVLPELFTTGFHTTAAEKAEPIGLTTSKWLMQQSKRMNAAIIGSFPIRQDRLIYNRSLFARPNGHISHYDKRHLFRMASEHMAFTHGKFQVVEEWKGWRINPIICYDLRFPLWCRNTNNDYDILLCLANWPKPRIEAWDALLKARAIENLSYTVGVNRVGNDPHGVEYNGQSAVYNPKGQLVNELSEEDEIQIITLSYKEVQQIRESFPTHLDADHFTLQL; encoded by the coding sequence ATGTCACAACATCAAGAAAATTTCAAAATTGCTTTAGTACAATTTGATCCTCAATGGATGAATCCTACGGCAAACTTAGCTCTCCTCGAAGAAAAACTTTGGACAATTGATGAACAGGTCGATTTAGTGGTTTTACCAGAACTATTTACGACAGGATTTCATACTACGGCTGCAGAAAAAGCTGAACCAATAGGTCTGACTACTTCAAAATGGTTAATGCAACAATCTAAAAGAATGAATGCAGCAATTATTGGAAGTTTTCCTATACGTCAAGACCGTTTAATATATAACCGCTCATTATTTGCAAGGCCAAATGGTCATATATCCCATTATGACAAAAGGCATTTATTCAGAATGGCGTCTGAACATATGGCTTTCACTCATGGGAAATTTCAAGTGGTAGAAGAATGGAAAGGTTGGAGAATTAACCCAATCATTTGTTATGACCTAAGGTTCCCACTATGGTGTAGAAACACTAACAACGATTATGATATTCTTTTATGCTTAGCCAATTGGCCTAAGCCTCGAATTGAAGCTTGGGATGCTTTGCTTAAAGCTAGAGCCATTGAGAACTTATCCTATACAGTAGGCGTTAATCGTGTTGGTAACGATCCACATGGAGTTGAATATAATGGACAATCTGCCGTTTATAACCCAAAGGGACAACTCGTTAATGAGCTTTCTGAAGAAGATGAAATCCAAATTATCACTTTATCATATAAGGAAGTTCAACAAATCAGAGAGTCTTTCCCTACTCACCTAGATGCTGATCACTTCACTCTTCAATTATAA
- a CDS encoding sodium:calcium antiporter, whose product MDSIFIHIFIGLIGILLMRYGALMLTKGATALSASSNFSGIHIGLTVVALGTSIPEVCVSFISVYKESEELAFGTIIGSNTFNIVFGLGISSLIINIRVLSKNIWRDTVFALGSGCLLFLLLNKKLFFHSETNYLTPYDTIILIGYLITYYLIIFASSKNKKEIYLIKKIPKGLIRHHYISRDIIVGLLIIAAGAYISVIEALLLSEYTVLSPRFIGVSIMAICTSLPEITTTIAVMRRKRQDIAFGNIMGSYIINFLVAPSILTIKGPIAYDYTLNYDLSFSVLICMLCAFLSLSSRYLRLNKVASILLLTLGVLYYFTTYLRG is encoded by the coding sequence TTGGATAGTATTTTCATACATATTTTTATTGGTCTCATTGGTATTTTATTAATGAGATATGGAGCTTTGATGCTTACTAAAGGTGCTACAGCATTATCAGCTTCTTCCAACTTTTCAGGAATACATATTGGATTAACAGTTGTAGCCTTAGGCACTTCTATACCTGAAGTTTGCGTGTCATTTATTTCAGTTTATAAAGAGTCTGAAGAGCTTGCTTTTGGTACAATCATAGGGAGTAATACCTTTAATATCGTTTTTGGACTCGGTATTTCTTCACTGATCATCAATATTAGAGTATTATCTAAGAATATTTGGCGGGATACCGTATTTGCTTTAGGAAGTGGCTGTCTTCTCTTTTTACTTCTAAATAAGAAGTTATTTTTTCATTCGGAGACCAACTATCTGACACCTTATGATACGATTATTTTAATTGGGTATCTTATTACTTACTATCTAATTATTTTTGCGAGTTCTAAGAATAAAAAGGAGATCTACTTAATAAAAAAAATCCCAAAAGGATTAATAAGACATCACTACATAAGTAGAGACATCATCGTTGGGCTTCTAATTATTGCTGCAGGAGCCTATATATCTGTTATAGAAGCATTATTATTAAGTGAGTATACCGTTTTAAGTCCAAGATTTATTGGAGTCAGTATCATGGCTATATGTACGTCATTGCCAGAGATTACAACTACTATAGCTGTCATGAGAAGAAAACGACAGGATATTGCTTTTGGCAATATTATGGGCTCTTACATTATAAACTTTTTAGTTGCTCCTTCTATATTAACAATTAAGGGTCCAATCGCTTACGATTACACCCTTAACTATGACCTTTCTTTCTCGGTCTTAATATGTATGTTATGTGCTTTCTTAAGTTTATCCAGTAGATATTTACGTTTAAATAAAGTAGCTTCAATTCTTTTACTTACACTTGGAGTGCTTTATTACTTCACTACGTACTTAAGAGGATAA
- a CDS encoding DUF4290 domain-containing protein: MSEEFSYNTGRSDIILKEYGRNIEKLVKYISSLEDKSLRTQYSYTLIALMKQLHPIQKQLSDSQQRIWDHIQVMSEFNLDIDAPYPLPTENMMHKKPRQVPYNQSHIRFKHFGKNLEIMVESALKQETVEGKEKAFVKIIKLMKSFYSMQVNDQIEDEVVINTLNSLTKGRFNVRPLKEKFPDAFKNVKLPSASVSTQSNNNSKSSSNSKKRRRKKRK, translated from the coding sequence ATGAGCGAAGAATTTAGCTACAATACCGGAAGATCAGATATCATTCTTAAAGAATATGGTAGAAATATTGAGAAATTAGTAAAGTATATTTCTTCATTAGAAGATAAATCACTTAGAACTCAATACTCATACACTTTGATTGCTTTAATGAAGCAATTACATCCTATCCAAAAACAATTAAGTGATAGTCAACAAAGAATATGGGATCATATTCAGGTAATGTCTGAATTTAATCTGGATATCGACGCTCCTTATCCTCTTCCTACAGAGAACATGATGCATAAGAAGCCTCGTCAGGTTCCTTATAATCAATCTCATATTAGATTTAAGCACTTTGGTAAAAACCTAGAAATAATGGTTGAAAGTGCTTTAAAGCAAGAAACTGTAGAGGGAAAAGAAAAAGCTTTTGTCAAAATCATTAAATTGATGAAGTCTTTTTATTCAATGCAGGTTAATGATCAGATTGAAGACGAAGTAGTGATAAATACATTAAACTCTTTAACCAAAGGAAGATTTAATGTGCGACCACTTAAAGAGAAGTTTCCAGATGCTTTTAAAAATGTGAAACTACCTTCAGCTTCTGTGTCAACGCAATCTAATAATAACTCAAAATCATCTTCAAACTCAAAGAAGAGAAGAAGAAAAAAGAGAAAATAG
- the glmS gene encoding glutamine--fructose-6-phosphate transaminase (isomerizing): protein MCGIVGYVGERNALDILIKGLERLEYRGYDSAGVSLIEKSDVKVFKCKGKVADLKKQLEGKDTKGSTGIGHTRWATHGAPNDVNAHPHYSSDQKLAMVHNGIIENYEVLKSQLIEKGHVFQSETDTEVFIHFIEQVQKDNNCDLDEAVRIALNEVVGAYAIVITSKDNPGQLVAARKGSPLVIGVGEGEFFLASDATPIVEYTKDVVYIKDEEVVLLKDGEMTITDVKNQEQTPYIQTLELELEAIEKSGYDHFMMKEIMEQPRSVADCLRGRVIAKENHVKLGGIFNHFEDLVNANRIIIVACGTSWHAGLVAEYIFEELARIPVEVEYASEFRYRNPIIGKGDVMIAISQSGETADTLAAMSLAESKGATVLGVCNVVGSSIARNSHEGAYTHAGPEIGVASTKAFTAQLTVLTTMALMLAKEKGSLTENQLHSLLKEFENIPSKIEEVLKTDDSIKEMSHLYKDASNFLYLGRGYNFPVALEGALKLKEISYIHAEGYPAAEMKHGPIALIDEDMPVVVIATRDSSYDKVVSNLQEVKARGGKVIAVVTEGDALIPGMVDHVIEVPDTHEVLMPMISCIPLQLLSYHIAVLRGCDVDQPRNLAKSVTVE, encoded by the coding sequence ATGTGCGGAATTGTCGGTTATGTGGGTGAAAGAAATGCCCTTGACATTCTAATTAAAGGCCTTGAAAGATTAGAATATCGTGGCTATGATAGTGCTGGAGTATCCCTTATAGAAAAATCTGATGTTAAAGTTTTTAAGTGTAAAGGCAAAGTTGCTGATCTTAAAAAACAATTAGAAGGAAAAGATACAAAAGGATCAACAGGTATTGGTCATACACGTTGGGCAACGCACGGTGCACCTAATGATGTTAATGCTCATCCTCATTATTCTTCAGATCAAAAATTAGCAATGGTTCACAATGGAATAATTGAAAACTATGAAGTATTAAAAAGTCAGTTAATTGAAAAAGGACATGTTTTTCAAAGTGAGACTGATACTGAGGTTTTTATTCATTTTATTGAGCAAGTACAAAAAGATAACAATTGTGATTTAGATGAAGCTGTCCGTATTGCTTTAAATGAAGTAGTAGGTGCATATGCTATTGTAATTACAAGTAAAGATAATCCAGGTCAATTAGTTGCGGCAAGAAAAGGTAGTCCATTAGTGATTGGTGTAGGAGAAGGTGAATTCTTCTTAGCTTCTGATGCGACACCAATTGTTGAGTATACTAAAGACGTTGTATATATAAAAGATGAGGAAGTAGTTCTACTGAAGGATGGTGAAATGACTATCACTGATGTGAAAAACCAAGAACAAACTCCTTATATCCAAACATTAGAGCTTGAATTAGAAGCAATTGAAAAGAGTGGATATGATCATTTCATGATGAAAGAAATTATGGAACAACCTCGCTCTGTTGCTGATTGTTTAAGAGGAAGGGTGATTGCAAAAGAAAACCACGTAAAATTAGGTGGTATCTTCAATCATTTTGAAGATTTAGTTAATGCTAACCGTATTATTATTGTAGCTTGTGGTACATCATGGCATGCAGGTTTGGTAGCAGAATACATCTTTGAAGAATTAGCAAGAATCCCAGTAGAAGTTGAATATGCTTCTGAATTCAGATATAGAAACCCAATCATTGGTAAAGGTGATGTTATGATTGCAATTTCTCAATCGGGAGAAACAGCAGATACATTAGCAGCAATGAGTTTGGCAGAATCTAAGGGTGCAACAGTATTAGGCGTTTGTAATGTAGTAGGTTCATCTATTGCTAGAAACTCTCATGAAGGTGCATATACTCACGCAGGGCCAGAAATTGGTGTAGCAAGTACAAAAGCATTTACAGCTCAATTGACTGTACTTACCACGATGGCTTTAATGTTAGCGAAAGAAAAAGGCTCGTTAACTGAGAACCAGTTACATTCATTGTTGAAGGAGTTTGAAAATATCCCTTCAAAAATAGAGGAGGTTCTTAAGACAGATGATTCTATTAAAGAAATGTCTCATTTGTACAAAGATGCTTCTAATTTCTTGTACTTAGGTCGTGGATATAATTTCCCAGTGGCATTAGAAGGTGCATTAAAATTGAAAGAAATTTCTTATATTCATGCAGAGGGTTATCCTGCTGCAGAAATGAAGCACGGTCCAATTGCCCTTATTGATGAAGACATGCCAGTTGTAGTCATTGCAACTAGAGATAGCTCTTACGATAAAGTAGTATCTAACCTTCAAGAAGTAAAAGCAAGAGGCGGTAAAGTAATCGCAGTTGTTACTGAAGGAGATGCATTGATTCCAGGTATGGTTGATCACGTTATTGAAGTTCCGGATACTCATGAGGTATTAATGCCGATGATTTCTTGTATTCCTCTTCAATTACTATCTTATCACATTGCAGTGTTAAGAGGTTGTGACGTCGATCAGCCAAGAAATTTGGCGAAATCAGTTACCGTAGAGTAA
- a CDS encoding DUF4270 domain-containing protein, with translation MNNKFLIRALASFSAILSFACTKTDLQTIVIGGDLIDDQTKMCYIDTLEIDIETHYKDSLYTKNSAYFMAGYVDEGTQIGQTETSSYTQLSIGSEEALDFNDRVLDSISLSLGLDLTSLYGDTTKSLTLEIYELTDDIIGDSTEYYSTDTVSYATELLGSRTFKPQDLSTDTVKIKLDNAFGKKIIDNAEYADQDDFANKIKGLAIKVKKGQESAWAGKFSLENYGTVVEMNMHYFGESSEDTVRTTYYFGFNQRFNNITYTPGTLTSGIQIGDVVKTEDSNNLGFVFEGTGMVSRIKFPNLMDLFVKEPGTYTGDDSLREVHLNRADLVVSAVGVDDPEYKIFPSSNMPPPSGLFFGFMNEDGSIQTISETSQQYRFLQAQYPSSGDQTVTYGSNTQTYSYGKLATYLQDRAYREFYNLPLDDDGLVLLPNQQSSNIRKLVFADDESPILHPLNGQTMRLRLIVYYAVFNDPRHECK, from the coding sequence ATGAATAATAAATTTTTAATCAGAGCATTAGCTTCATTTTCAGCAATTCTTTCATTCGCTTGTACAAAGACGGATCTACAAACCATTGTTATCGGAGGCGACCTGATCGATGATCAAACAAAAATGTGTTATATCGATACTTTAGAGATCGATATAGAAACACACTACAAAGACTCTTTGTATACAAAGAATAGTGCTTATTTTATGGCAGGTTATGTAGATGAAGGTACTCAAATTGGGCAAACTGAAACATCATCATATACACAATTAAGTATAGGTTCTGAAGAAGCTTTAGATTTTAATGATAGGGTCTTGGATTCTATTTCTTTATCATTAGGTCTTGATTTAACCTCTTTGTACGGAGATACTACAAAGTCGCTAACATTGGAGATTTATGAATTAACAGACGACATCATAGGCGATTCAACAGAGTATTATTCTACTGATACAGTTTCGTATGCCACAGAGCTTTTAGGATCAAGAACTTTTAAACCTCAAGATCTATCAACTGATACAGTAAAAATCAAATTAGATAATGCTTTCGGTAAGAAGATTATTGACAATGCAGAGTATGCAGATCAGGATGATTTTGCTAATAAAATCAAAGGTCTTGCAATAAAAGTGAAGAAAGGACAAGAAAGTGCATGGGCAGGAAAGTTCTCTTTAGAGAACTATGGAACAGTTGTAGAAATGAATATGCACTACTTTGGTGAGTCTAGTGAAGATACTGTAAGAACTACTTACTATTTTGGCTTTAATCAACGTTTTAATAACATTACATATACACCAGGTACTTTAACATCTGGTATTCAAATTGGAGATGTAGTAAAAACTGAAGACTCTAATAATTTAGGATTTGTATTTGAAGGCACTGGAATGGTCTCACGTATCAAATTTCCTAACTTAATGGATCTTTTTGTAAAAGAACCAGGTACTTATACAGGGGATGATAGCTTACGAGAAGTACATTTAAATAGAGCAGATTTAGTAGTCTCTGCTGTAGGTGTAGATGATCCTGAGTACAAGATTTTCCCATCATCTAATATGCCACCTCCTTCAGGGCTGTTTTTTGGTTTTATGAATGAAGATGGTTCAATCCAGACAATATCAGAAACATCACAGCAATATAGATTTTTACAAGCACAATATCCGTCATCTGGTGATCAAACAGTGACATACGGATCAAATACCCAAACATATAGTTACGGTAAACTGGCAACCTATTTACAGGATCGTGCGTATAGAGAATTCTATAACCTTCCACTCGATGATGATGGATTGGTGTTATTACCAAACCAACAATCATCAAATATTAGAAAGCTGGTTTTCGCTGACGACGAAAGTCCAATATTACACCCGCTTAATGGTCAGACAATGAGATTGCGTCTGATTGTATATTATGCGGTATTTAACGACCCAAGACACGAGTGTAAGTAA
- a CDS encoding glycogen/starch synthase: MSKLKILYVSSEINPFLKTSEVADYVRKLPQHMQERGMEIRIMVPRFGLINERKNRLHEVVRLSGMNIAVGEEEKPLTIKVASIQSAKLQVYFIDNEDYFHRKSVFRDKKSDEFFSDNDDRSVFFCKGVIETVKKLGWAPDVVHCNDWFTSFIPLYLKTSYKNDPMFKNAKTVFTVYDTKFDHKFNHEELAKKVKMLDIDDSMLSDLSSADYNSFIKIGSEYADRVTKGSPSIKEDVVEVLSTYGEKVTETEPEGDEYADSYYDIYTGLAQ; the protein is encoded by the coding sequence ATGTCAAAATTAAAAATTCTTTACGTTTCAAGTGAGATAAATCCATTTTTGAAAACTTCTGAAGTTGCAGATTATGTTAGGAAGCTTCCTCAACACATGCAAGAAAGAGGTATGGAAATCAGAATTATGGTTCCAAGATTTGGATTGATCAATGAGCGTAAGAACAGATTACATGAAGTGGTAAGACTTTCAGGGATGAACATTGCCGTAGGCGAGGAGGAAAAACCACTAACTATCAAAGTTGCTTCAATCCAAAGTGCAAAATTGCAAGTTTACTTTATAGATAACGAAGATTATTTCCACAGAAAGTCTGTTTTCAGAGACAAGAAAAGCGATGAGTTTTTCTCAGATAATGATGACAGATCAGTTTTCTTCTGTAAGGGAGTAATTGAGACAGTAAAGAAATTAGGATGGGCACCAGATGTAGTTCATTGTAATGATTGGTTTACAAGTTTCATTCCTTTATACTTGAAAACTTCTTACAAGAATGATCCAATGTTCAAAAATGCTAAAACAGTATTTACTGTTTATGATACGAAATTTGATCATAAATTTAATCACGAAGAACTAGCGAAGAAAGTGAAGATGTTAGATATCGATGACTCTATGTTATCGGATTTGTCTTCAGCTGACTACAATAGTTTTATTAAAATCGGTTCTGAATATGCAGACCGTGTAACTAAAGGTTCTCCTTCAATTAAAGAGGATGTAGTAGAAGTACTTTCAACTTATGGTGAGAAAGTAACGGAAACAGAGCCTGAAGGTGATGAATACGCGGACTCATACTATGATATTTATACTGGATTGGCTCAATAG
- the panC gene encoding pantoate--beta-alanine ligase — protein MDVFNKVSTLKDFVNNCRFSKKSVGFVPTMGALHHGHITLIKKSIQENDITICSIFVNPTQFNNAIDLKHYPVQHEQDKKMLEEAGCSALFLPSVEEMYPMGIEQSQITGFNFGIIEKQLEGAFRPGHFNGVGIVVSKLFHMVNPDKAYFGLKDLQQFLIIRKMTSDLSFGIDVIGVPTVRENDGLAMSSRNLRLTEDERKVAPFIYEVISTMKEKIDHNQAPKEVLDWGIAKFQNNTKFHLEYLEIVDTTTLTKVEDYKKPLSYAIVIAAHLGKVRLIDNLLIE, from the coding sequence ATGGACGTTTTTAATAAAGTTAGCACGTTAAAAGATTTTGTAAATAATTGTAGATTTTCAAAAAAAAGTGTTGGATTTGTCCCAACAATGGGTGCATTACATCATGGACATATCACTTTAATTAAAAAATCAATTCAAGAAAATGACATCACTATTTGCAGTATTTTTGTAAACCCTACCCAATTCAATAATGCCATCGATTTAAAACATTATCCTGTCCAACATGAACAAGATAAAAAGATGCTAGAAGAAGCTGGATGTTCAGCACTTTTCCTTCCTTCAGTTGAAGAGATGTATCCTATGGGTATAGAACAAAGTCAAATTACAGGATTTAATTTTGGTATCATAGAAAAGCAATTGGAAGGTGCTTTTAGACCTGGACATTTCAATGGAGTAGGCATTGTCGTTAGCAAACTATTTCATATGGTCAATCCTGACAAAGCATATTTTGGATTAAAAGATTTACAACAATTTCTAATCATCAGAAAAATGACATCTGATTTATCATTTGGCATTGATGTAATTGGAGTTCCTACGGTAAGAGAGAACGATGGTTTAGCCATGTCCTCTAGAAATCTTAGACTTACAGAAGATGAAAGAAAGGTTGCTCCTTTTATTTATGAAGTGATTAGTACAATGAAAGAAAAAATTGATCACAATCAGGCTCCAAAAGAAGTATTGGATTGGGGAATTGCTAAATTTCAAAATAATACGAAATTTCATTTAGAATATTTGGAAATTGTAGACACAACAACACTTACAAAAGTTGAAGACTACAAAAAGCCATTAAGTTATGCAATAGTAATTGCGGCCCACTTGGGTAAAGTAAGGTTAATTGATAATCTTTTAATAGAGTAA
- a CDS encoding S8 family peptidase — protein MTKSLKRILLAGALVAHVGIAAQAQDPLRGAPENWYNLDYEQDSVYGVGAERAYNEILKGKKSKKVVVAVIDSGIDIDHEDLKSVIWHNTKEVAGNGQDDDKNGYIDDVDGWNFIGGADGEMVNEENLEVARLYGKLSKKFEGVAEEDVAKADKKEYELWLVVKKDFESGLTKAEENYARYDMILHQFKRGKALFMAYFDLESEDEILGALETLETQDEVLLGMAQMVEGMTAQGATEERIAEGVKYFQDQIEYNYNPELNTREIVGDDITDLKQKNYGNNKVMGPDATHGTHVAGIIGADRTNDLGIKGVADNVEIMVVRTVPNGDERDKDVANSIIYAVDNGADIINMSFGKPFSPNKDIVDAAIKYADSKGVLLVHAAGNDNKNTDKERNFPKDKFNSGKTAKNWIEVGASTWHTDEELPAYFSNYAKKNVDLFAPGFDIYSTVPGSEYQALNGTSMASPVVAGCAAVLMSYYPNLSAYQVKKILMKTVTSLKSKEVLKPGYKDLEEGQEPEKVKFGSLSVSGGVINLYEAVKYAEKISK, from the coding sequence ATGACAAAATCACTAAAAAGAATACTATTAGCTGGTGCCCTAGTTGCACATGTTGGAATTGCAGCTCAAGCTCAGGACCCATTAAGAGGAGCACCCGAAAACTGGTATAATTTAGATTATGAACAGGATAGTGTTTATGGCGTTGGAGCTGAAAGAGCTTACAATGAAATCTTGAAAGGTAAGAAATCTAAGAAAGTAGTTGTTGCTGTAATAGATAGTGGTATTGATATTGACCATGAAGACCTTAAGTCAGTAATCTGGCATAACACAAAAGAAGTCGCTGGTAATGGTCAAGATGACGATAAAAATGGTTACATCGATGATGTAGACGGATGGAACTTCATTGGTGGTGCTGATGGCGAAATGGTAAACGAGGAAAACCTTGAGGTAGCTCGTTTATATGGTAAGCTGAGTAAGAAATTTGAAGGTGTAGCTGAAGAAGATGTAGCAAAAGCTGATAAAAAAGAATACGAGCTATGGTTAGTTGTTAAGAAAGATTTTGAATCAGGTCTTACTAAAGCAGAAGAGAACTACGCTCGTTATGACATGATTTTGCACCAGTTCAAAAGAGGTAAGGCATTATTTATGGCTTATTTTGATCTTGAGTCTGAAGACGAAATTTTAGGAGCATTAGAAACACTTGAAACTCAAGACGAGGTTCTTCTAGGTATGGCTCAAATGGTAGAAGGAATGACAGCACAAGGAGCAACTGAAGAAAGAATTGCTGAAGGTGTTAAGTATTTCCAAGATCAAATTGAATACAACTACAATCCTGAGTTAAATACTAGAGAAATTGTAGGTGATGATATCACTGATTTGAAGCAAAAGAACTATGGTAACAATAAGGTTATGGGTCCTGATGCTACTCATGGTACACACGTAGCTGGTATTATTGGTGCTGACAGAACAAATGATCTTGGTATTAAAGGTGTTGCCGATAATGTAGAGATTATGGTAGTACGTACTGTACCAAATGGAGACGAAAGAGATAAGGATGTTGCTAACTCTATTATTTATGCTGTTGATAATGGTGCAGATATTATCAATATGAGTTTTGGTAAACCATTCTCACCAAACAAAGATATTGTTGATGCAGCAATCAAATATGCAGATTCAAAAGGTGTTTTATTAGTGCATGCTGCTGGTAATGATAACAAAAACACAGATAAGGAAAGAAACTTCCCTAAAGATAAATTCAACTCCGGGAAAACAGCTAAAAACTGGATCGAGGTAGGTGCGTCTACATGGCATACAGATGAGGAGCTTCCAGCTTATTTCTCAAATTATGCTAAGAAAAATGTAGATCTATTTGCTCCAGGTTTTGATATTTATTCAACTGTACCTGGTTCTGAATACCAAGCATTAAATGGTACAAGTATGGCTTCTCCTGTTGTAGCAGGATGTGCAGCTGTATTGATGTCATATTACCCTAACCTTTCAGCTTACCAAGTGAAGAAAATTTTAATGAAGACGGTAACTTCATTAAAATCGAAAGAAGTTTTAAAGCCAGGTTATAAAGACTTAGAAGAAGGACAGGAGCCAGAAAAAGTGAAGTTTGGATCATTATCAGTTTCTGGTGGTGTAATCAACTTATATGAGGCTGTGAAGTATGCAGAAAAAATCTCTAAGTAA